One region of Culex pipiens pallens isolate TS chromosome 2, TS_CPP_V2, whole genome shotgun sequence genomic DNA includes:
- the LOC120414576 gene encoding chaoptin-like isoform X2: MFGRPRKFGALLALLVLLNFGFHWDMAVGSQDHNMVDVEVDDVSEAVRLRACYVEDLRNIREYNQNPLSVYIDHCYLKELPNAIFIRFTDLQVLEICDSRLDNLQDFALNGLRNLEVLNFSRNNLTGVKSWSDHDLEHLHTLDLRRNLIKAINEHSLDRYPNLTKLILTGNLISHIPEGTFKVVPNLKHLNLGRNLLTSIEEGTLKGLSKLSQAAFHHNQISYVDFFAFIGNSHLKSLQLQGNQITVFEADLLSNLPRLMFFNISYNQLENIADHSFKRNADLRVLDLSFNKIENFHEDSFKGLASLEVFNASNNHLAELNKYMFKDFSALRLLDLSANRLTYVENKLFEYSPRMEYLNLSRNAIAEIEHNIFEDFRKLRILDLSHNRLVEDAFLWPIINLHQLNMSHNSFARINTSLLEGIEQVDLFHNPWSCQFLVLELMKQTKNVRYGKNYVVQTKDNILNTQGIECTDERGKLRDIVVVETPAKAEYSSSEFHRYKLLHEAQTPDTRPIQDNFDTKSTILWLMSGAFIVFGAFKLIQLILHHSEHQSEKWRLAQHLEFNGDRDFTDGIDVDAELENLGVATEGGPKRAVPKRGPQ, from the exons ATGTTTGGACGACCACGGAAGTTTGGGGCACTTTTGGCCCTTCTGGTTCTGCTCAACTTTGGCTTCCACTGGGACATGGCGGTGGGGAGTCAAGACCACAACATGGTTGACGTCGAGGTGGACGACGTGAGTGAGGCGGTTCGGTTGCGGGCTTGCTACGTGGAGGATTTGCGGAACATTCGGGAGTATAACCAGAACCCGTTGAGTGTGTACATCGATCATTGCTATTTGAAGGAGTTGCCGAATGCGATTTTCATTAGATTTACGGATTTGCAAGTGTTGGAGATTTGTGATAGTCGACTGGATAACTTGCAAGATTTTGCTTTGAATGGATTGCGGAATCTTGAGGTGTTGAACTTCTCCAGGAATAATCTCACAGGTGTCAAGTCTTGGAGTGATCATGATTTAGAACATCTGCATACGTTGGATTTACGACGAAATCTCATTAAAGCAATCAACGAGCACTCACTAGATCGCTATCCAAACCTCACAAAACTGATTTTGACGGGGAATCTTATCTCGCACATCCCAGAAGGTACCTTCAAGGTAGTCCCGAATCTCAAACATCTGAATCTGGGTCGTAACCTACTGACCTCAATCGAGGAAGGCACCCTAAAAGGACTCAGCAAGCTCAGCCAAGCGGCCTTCCACCACAACCAGATAAGCTACGTAGACTTCTTTGCCTTCATCGGGAACAGTCATCTCAAGTCCCTGCAACTGCAAGGAAACCAGATTACAGTCTTCGAAGCGGATTTGCTCTCGAATCTCCCCCGGCTAATGTTCTTCAACATCAGCTACAACCAGCTGGAGAACATCGCCGACCATAGCTTCAAGCGAAACGCCGACCTTCGAGTGCTAGACCTGAGCTTCAACAAGATCGAGAACTTCCACGAGGACAGCTTTAAAGGCTTAGCTAGTTTAGAG GTCTTCAACGCAAGCAACAATCACCTGGCTGAGCTGAACAAATACATGTTCAAGGACTTTTCCGCCCTGCGTCTGTTGGATCTGTCTGCGAACCGGCTGACGTACGTCGAGAACAAGCTGTTTGAGTACTCTCCTCGGATGGAGTACCTGAACCTGTCCCGCAATGCCATCGCCGAAATTGAGCACAACATCTTCGAGGACTTCCGCAAGTTAAGAATTCTAGACCTATCGCACAACCGGCTAGTCGAAGACGCCTTCCTATGGCCGATCATCAACCTGCACCAGCTCAACATGAGTCACAACAGTTTCGCCCGGATCAACACCTCACTGCTCGAAGGTATCGAGCAGGTCGACCTCTTCCACAACCCCTGGAGTTGTCAATTCCTCGTACTCGAACTCATGAAGCAGACCAAAAACGTCCGCTACGGCAAGAACTACGTCGTCCAAACCAAGGACAACATCCTCAACACCCAAGGCATCGAATGCACCGACGAACGGGGCAAACTCCGGGACATCGTCGTCGTGGAAACCCCAGCCAAAGCCGAGTACAGCTCCTCCGAGTTCCACCGCTACAAACTGCTCCACGAAGCCCAAACCCCCGACACCCGCCCCATCCAGGACAACTTCGACACCAAGTCCACCATCCTGTGGCTCATGTCCGGTGCGTTCATCGTGTTCGGCGCCTTCAAGCTCATCCAGCTGATCCTGCACCACTCGGAGCACCAGAGCGAAAAATGGCGCCTCGCCCAGCAC
- the LOC120414576 gene encoding chaoptin-like isoform X1: MFGRPRKFGALLALLVLLNFGFHWDMAVGSQDHNMVDVEVDDVSEAVRLRACYVEDLRNIREYNQNPLSVYIDHCYLKELPNAIFIRFTDLQVLEICDSRLDNLQDFALNGLRNLEVLNFSRNNLTGVKSWSDHDLEHLHTLDLRRNLIKAINEHSLDRYPNLTKLILTGNLISHIPEGTFKVVPNLKHLNLGRNLLTSIEEGTLKGLSKLSQAAFHHNQISYVDFFAFIGNSHLKSLQLQGNQITVFEADLLSNLPRLMFFNISYNQLENIADHSFKRNADLRVLDLSFNKIENFHEDSFKGLASLEVFNASNNHLAELNKYMFKDFSALRLLDLSANRLTYVENKLFEYSPRMEYLNLSRNAIAEIEHNIFEDFRKLRILDLSHNRLVEDAFLWPIINLHQLNMSHNSFARINTSLLEGIEQVDLFHNPWSCQFLVLELMKQTKNVRYGKNYVVQTKDNILNTQGIECTDERGKLRDIVVVETPAKAEYSSSEFHRYKLLHEAQTPDTRPIQDNFDTKSTILWLMSGAFIVFGAFKLIQLILHHSEHQSEKWRLAQHVSIHNDGEVVLGPPSSCHQHPPPSCSSGGFLFPPVHPSSKRQFTPTIS; encoded by the exons ATGTTTGGACGACCACGGAAGTTTGGGGCACTTTTGGCCCTTCTGGTTCTGCTCAACTTTGGCTTCCACTGGGACATGGCGGTGGGGAGTCAAGACCACAACATGGTTGACGTCGAGGTGGACGACGTGAGTGAGGCGGTTCGGTTGCGGGCTTGCTACGTGGAGGATTTGCGGAACATTCGGGAGTATAACCAGAACCCGTTGAGTGTGTACATCGATCATTGCTATTTGAAGGAGTTGCCGAATGCGATTTTCATTAGATTTACGGATTTGCAAGTGTTGGAGATTTGTGATAGTCGACTGGATAACTTGCAAGATTTTGCTTTGAATGGATTGCGGAATCTTGAGGTGTTGAACTTCTCCAGGAATAATCTCACAGGTGTCAAGTCTTGGAGTGATCATGATTTAGAACATCTGCATACGTTGGATTTACGACGAAATCTCATTAAAGCAATCAACGAGCACTCACTAGATCGCTATCCAAACCTCACAAAACTGATTTTGACGGGGAATCTTATCTCGCACATCCCAGAAGGTACCTTCAAGGTAGTCCCGAATCTCAAACATCTGAATCTGGGTCGTAACCTACTGACCTCAATCGAGGAAGGCACCCTAAAAGGACTCAGCAAGCTCAGCCAAGCGGCCTTCCACCACAACCAGATAAGCTACGTAGACTTCTTTGCCTTCATCGGGAACAGTCATCTCAAGTCCCTGCAACTGCAAGGAAACCAGATTACAGTCTTCGAAGCGGATTTGCTCTCGAATCTCCCCCGGCTAATGTTCTTCAACATCAGCTACAACCAGCTGGAGAACATCGCCGACCATAGCTTCAAGCGAAACGCCGACCTTCGAGTGCTAGACCTGAGCTTCAACAAGATCGAGAACTTCCACGAGGACAGCTTTAAAGGCTTAGCTAGTTTAGAG GTCTTCAACGCAAGCAACAATCACCTGGCTGAGCTGAACAAATACATGTTCAAGGACTTTTCCGCCCTGCGTCTGTTGGATCTGTCTGCGAACCGGCTGACGTACGTCGAGAACAAGCTGTTTGAGTACTCTCCTCGGATGGAGTACCTGAACCTGTCCCGCAATGCCATCGCCGAAATTGAGCACAACATCTTCGAGGACTTCCGCAAGTTAAGAATTCTAGACCTATCGCACAACCGGCTAGTCGAAGACGCCTTCCTATGGCCGATCATCAACCTGCACCAGCTCAACATGAGTCACAACAGTTTCGCCCGGATCAACACCTCACTGCTCGAAGGTATCGAGCAGGTCGACCTCTTCCACAACCCCTGGAGTTGTCAATTCCTCGTACTCGAACTCATGAAGCAGACCAAAAACGTCCGCTACGGCAAGAACTACGTCGTCCAAACCAAGGACAACATCCTCAACACCCAAGGCATCGAATGCACCGACGAACGGGGCAAACTCCGGGACATCGTCGTCGTGGAAACCCCAGCCAAAGCCGAGTACAGCTCCTCCGAGTTCCACCGCTACAAACTGCTCCACGAAGCCCAAACCCCCGACACCCGCCCCATCCAGGACAACTTCGACACCAAGTCCACCATCCTGTGGCTCATGTCCGGTGCGTTCATCGTGTTCGGCGCCTTCAAGCTCATCCAGCTGATCCTGCACCACTCGGAGCACCAGAGCGAAAAATGGCGCCTCGCCCAGCACGTGAGTATCCACAACGACGGCGAGGTGGTCCTGGGACCGCCCAGCTCCTGTCACCAGCATCCACCGCCATCGTGCTCCTCCGGAGGCTTCCTGTTTCCCCCGGTTCATCCGTCCAGCAAGCGCCAGTTTACCCCGACGATAAGCTAA